ACTCCAACACTGACGTCAAATCCATGTTCCTGTCGAGCGCAATCCAAGACGCAGAGCAAGGCGCGGAACCAGAGGAGACGTTTCTCTTCCTGTTCCACTTCCCACCAGAGGAGTACAATGCAAACTTGTACAAGATGTTCAACGCACTGCTGTATCCGGAGGATGACACCATCGAcgacaacagcagcgacaCGGACAGCAGCAACGACACGGACGTGCAAGTGGAGGGATCCCTGAAGGAGCTTGCGCCTCTCTTGACCATAATATTCAACGAGGCGGACCCGGGACAACTCTCAGCGGGCGCACAAGACACGTGTATCAACTCGCCTCAGGGGGTTGAAGTCCCATTTAGCTTCTACCCGCAACTATACACGAGGGAGGTCAAGGAGCAGGTGGTCAAACCCATACTGCGGCAACGGAAGGCCGCACGTGCAGAGTTGAGACAATGTCTCGCGCGGATGAACCAGCTCAAGAGCTACGAGGGGAAGGGATGTTGCgcttttcttgaacagtacGCTGAAGTACTTGCAGGCAGACCTTGCGTCAGCGCAGTCCGATCTAGAACGAAGAATGAGATGAAAGAGGTTATACAGAAAGTGACCAGTATCAAGTTGCAACTGAATGAAGAAAGGGccaaattgaagaaacagtacGTCGACCTCTCAAACAAGCTTCAAAACGAGTGGAACATTTCCAACCCGGAACGCAAAGTGATTGGCGAGGCCAAGAGACTGGGACTACTGGACAAACCGCACCTTCTCTCCATGGTCGTACTCTCCCCGTACTTCTACCTCATGAGGGATTCGTCTGGCGGGTCAGATTGGACCCTGGTCCAAAGCAACTCTTACGGCACCGATGGACTCATCACCAAACATGTTACGGAGGAGAAAGTGCAGCAGTACATACGAGACTGCACCAAGACTGCGAATGACAACCCACTCATGTTCATTTACTGCCGGGAGGACTTCTTCGTGTCCCAGGAGGAGACGTGGTCTGCTATCGAGAAAAACATGGGATGTAGCGAATTCAACAAGGCGGATCAACTGTACTTGCTGACACACAGAGAGGACAGGAACGAGTAAGGGGTTGCCGAGTCGGATGATAAGtttacttcttctttatatatatacagtacCTATGTAGGTCGAGACTTCTAGCTAATGTAAATGATCGCAGTGATGATAGAAACTACTcctcctttcttttcacATCGTCGCAGGATATACATAACTATACACTGCTTCGTCTTATACTTTACTTCTAGTCTCCTTCTTCACTCAGCGGGAGATTATAGGTTCTTGATCACTGCATCGGTGAAGGACGAAGTGGTAGCCGAGCCACCCAAATCGCCTGTCCTGTTCTTCGAGCTCGAGGCGATAGTGGTCAGCACTGCTCTTTCGATCCTGCTCGCTTGGTCGACCAGCCCCATATGGTTCAACATCATGACGGAGGACAACAGCAGCGCGGTAGGGTTTGCCTTGTTCTGGCCCGCGATGTCAGGGGCGGACCCGTGCACGGCTTCGAAGATCGAGATCTCGTTACCGATGTTGGCCGATGGCGTCAACCCTAGCGACCCTGCGCTCAACCCTGAGTTCAAGTCGGACAGGATGTCACCGTACAGGTTTGGACACACGGAGACCGCATCAGTGTACCCAGCAGGGTTGGACACGACGTTCAGGACGGTGTTATCGATCAGTTCCGTTTCCAATTTGATCTCTGGGTACTCTTTGCTCAACTCCTTGGCGACGTTGACGAAGAGCCCGTCGGCGAGTCTCTGGATGGTGGACTTGTGAACGACGACAACCCTTGGTCTGCCGATGGCCTTCGCGTACTCGAACGCGTACCTGATCACTCTTTCGGAGGCGTCCCTTGTGATCAGCTTTATGGATTGGACGACGCCGGGCGCGACGACGTGCTCAATCCCGGAGTACTCACCTTCCGTGTTCTCTCTGATCAGCACAAGGTCGACGTCGCTGTACGTAGTCTTGAAACCTTCGATCGATTTCGCGGGTCTCACGTTTGCAAATAGGTTGAACGTTTTCCTCAGCGTCAGATTCAAGGACCTGTGGCCCTTACCGATCGGAGTAGCAAGAGGGCCCTTCAGCGCGATCAGATTCTTGTTGATGGACGCGACCGCAGGGTCCGGGATCGTGGTCAACCCATTGACGAAGATCGGAGTCACGTCGCAGAACTCCCAATTGATGGGGACCTCCGCagctttgaagatatccttCACGGACTGTGAAATCTCCGGGCCAATCCCGTCACCTTCAATGAAGGAGACGTCGAACTTGCCCGTGGCAGGGTTTGGTTTCCCCGTGAATCTCCCGATCGAGGGCTGGTTCTTAACAGACGTCGCCAGGAACCGTCTAGCAGTGAAACTATTTCTTAGCAGCGAGTTTCTCAACATTGTTCCAGTGGTAGAATTATTCTAAATGTATGCAATCAGAACCGCAGCAGTGTAAACGGAAGCAATGACTTACTTTACTGAGTATTCCTCTTGTATTAGGGACAGAGGTGAACAGCcgttcttttttcctttacGTTTTCCACAAACGTATGTACCTCCTctgaaacagaaagaagtGAAATCGGGAACCTGTTATTGGCTAATGCGACTTGCAGAGAGTGTTGAGTTGATGTGGTTTCCAAGAAGCGTCGAGTTGCGAACAGTCAatgcacacacacacacactatTTATATACTTGCACACATACAAGCTGCCCTCTGCCAATAGCCGTCGTTGTTCTGTGGCACGGCCTCGAGAATCACGATGATTTCTGTTTGCGAATCCCGAGATCGCGGGAAGCGAAAAGAGCAATTCCGCGATCTCGGGATTCGCAGGTGGAACCGATGAGATGAGCagtagtggtagtggtggACTGGACCGGCTGCGAGCATGCCCACTGGGAGCTGCTGGGGGAAGCAGCTGTTCTGTGGATTACGTATATgtgcatatatatatatatatatatatatatatatNNNNNNNNNNNNNNNNNNNNNNNNNNNNNNNNNNNNNNNNNNNNNNNNNNNNNNNNNNNNNNNNNNNNNNNNNNNNNNNNNNNNNNNNNNNNNNNNNNNNCACTGGCCGCGTGCCGTGCGTCTAGGGACTTTGCAGGGTCTGTCGTGTCTGTAACATCCAGGCCATTGTGGGCGTTCCCGGTGCGCGGTTCCCcaccttcttcttctaGTTCTTTATCGAACGCCGTGCGACGTATCTCATCAATCTCTTGTTTGCCCCGGTTGCGGGTCTCCCCTGTCCAACTATCCCCGTCGACACTCTGCGAGTTGAAGGACACGTCATCGCTGACGCGCTCGGAGATCGCTTTGTGGTCACGGCCGAGCCGCGAGAGGCCGCCCATGGAGTCCGCGTTCCTCACATCTGACCGGACCCTCTCCAACAGGGCCAGCTTCTTCCTTTCGTACTcgattttcttcaacacaaACTCTTTCACACACTGGTGCATCCACGACTCGTACCACTTAACCCACTGGTTCCTTTCAATGAGCATGTTCGCCGTGGTTCTTCGTAATTTTAGCGTCAACTCTTGCTCCGTCTTC
The genomic region above belongs to Huiozyma naganishii CBS 8797 chromosome 2, complete genome and contains:
- the RUP1 gene encoding Rup1p (similar to Saccharomyces cerevisiae RUP1 (YOR138C); ancestral locus Anc_5.475), with amino-acid sequence MGEEQDAVASLGEMGIPEDVALDALRRANGNLSAAVNYIFSNDMPAGEHVELPQPRESSDLKPGDLDQVLRESQRTGPQLNQLVQLDSHPAADTNDEDTGGNIYLDEDDNIEVGSVQLNEVSPATSIPPNSDIGSSPDDGTGDPPEYGGCKVPAAEEGAERPDSGAAPAAERYATNYLVLFAFAVATYAPLQFVQQDFKNLNYDAEWYAGDAIQQPLCIVSDVGADGGSRQIVPEEEVTSDTPVQPEMLWQLQRVISVCHSKLSERSYVSAKVFTKVFDTEVESCIRDSDHLYEALPSFIKSIIRDAEMCPAQHSNTDVKSMFLSSAIQDAEQGAEPEETFLFLFHFPPEEYNANLYKMFNALLYPEDDTIDDNSSDTDSSNDTDVQVEGSLKELAPLLTIIFNEADPGQLSAGAQDTCINSPQGVEVPFSFYPQLYTREVKEQVVKPILRQRKAARAELRQCLARMNQLKSYEGKGCCAFLEQYAEVLAGRPCVSAVRSRTKNEMKEVIQKVTSIKLQLNEERAKLKKQYVDLSNKLQNEWNISNPERKVIGEAKRLGLLDKPHLLSMVVLSPYFYLMRDSSGGSDWTLVQSNSYGTDGLITKHVTEEKVQQYIRDCTKTANDNPLMFIYCREDFFVSQEETWSAIEKNMGCSEFNKADQLYLLTHREDRNE
- the IDH2 gene encoding isocitrate dehydrogenase (NAD(+)) IDH2 (similar to Saccharomyces cerevisiae IDH2 (YOR136W); ancestral locus Anc_5.473), giving the protein MLRNSLLRNSFTARRFLATSVKNQPSIGRFTGKPNPATGKFDVSFIEGDGIGPEISQSVKDIFKAAEVPINWEFCDVTPIFVNGLTTIPDPAVASINKNLIALKGPLATPIGKGHRSLNLTLRKTFNLFANVRPAKSIEGFKTTYSDVDLVLIRENTEGEYSGIEHVVAPGVVQSIKLITRDASERVIRYAFEYAKAIGRPRVVVVHKSTIQRLADGLFVNVAKELSKEYPEIKLETELIDNTVLNVVSNPAGYTDAVSVCPNLYGDILSDLNSGLSAGSLGLTPSANIGNEISIFEAVHGSAPDIAGQNKANPTALLLSSVMMLNHMGLVDQASRIERAVLTTIASSSKNRTGDLGGSATTSSFTDAVIKNL